AGGTGGTCGCCAACGGGGTCGAGGTCGCGGTCGTCATCGGGGGCGGAAACTTCTTCCGCGGTGCGGAGCTGCAGCAACGCGGTATGGAACGCGCCCGCGGTGACTACATGGCGATGCTGGGCACCACGATGAACTGCCTGGCGTTGCAGGACTTCCTGGAGCGTGAACACGGGATCGACACCCGTGTGATGACCGCTATCAGCATGGGGCAGGTCGCCGAACCCTACATTCCGCGTCGCGCCAGTCGGCACCTGGAGAAGGGGCGCGTCGTCATTTTCGGTGCCGGGACCGGTATGCCGTACTTCTCCACCGACACGGCCGCCGCCCAGCGGGCTCTGGAGATCGGTGCCGAGGTGGTGTTGCTGGCCAAGGGTGTGGACGGTGTCTACTCGGCCGATCCCAAGACCACACCGGGTGCGGAGCTCTTCGACAGCATTACCCACCGCGAGGTTCTGGAACGGGGACTGAAGGTCGCCGACGCGACGGCTTTCAGCTTGTGCATGGACAATCACATGCGGATTCTCGTCTTCAATCTCCTGGTGGAAGGCAACATAGCCCGTGCCGCCAGCGGTGCGAAAATCGGGACGCTGGTCAGCACCCCCGGTTAGCACTCCCCGGAACTCGTACTGGGATCCTGAGCGGGCTCCGGTGCGATCACACCCCGCCGGAGCGGTAACCAGTGTCGACAAACCCGTCGGAGCCTGCCGGCCCCGTACCGAAGGAGCAGCCGTGATTGACGAGACTCTTCTCGAAGCCGAGGAGAAGATGCAGAAGGCGGTGACGGTGGCCAAGGACGATCTGTCCACCGTTCGGACCGGCCGTGCCAATCCGGCGATGTTTTCCGGCATCGTCGTCAACTACTACGGTTCGCCGACTCCGTTGAATCAGTTGGCGAGCATCAATGTGCCCGAGGCGAAGCTCGTGGTCATCAAGCCGTACGACGCCAGTCAGCTCGGCGCTATGGAACGCGCTGTTCGGGATTCCAATCTCGGGGTCAATCCGAGCAACGACGGCAACGTCATCCGCATACAGATCCCCGAGATGACCGAGGAACGGCGTAAGGAGATGGCCAAGCTCGCCAAGCAGAAGGGCGAGGACGCTCGTATCACCGTGCGGAACCTGCGTCGTAAGGCCAAGGAAGAGATCGATCGAACCGTCAAGGACGGTGAGGTCGGTGAGGACGAGGGCACGCGCGGTGAGAAGGAATTGGAAAACATCACCCATCGCTACGTTTCCCAGATCGACGAGTTGGTCAAGCACAAGGAAAACGAACTGCTCGAGGTCTGAGGACGTGGTAACCGCTGACCAGCGCGAAGGTGAGTCCGGAATGTCGGCCGACGTGCCGGGCGAGGCCGCACGCCCTTCCCGCGCCGGCCGGAACCTGCCCGCCGCGTTGGCGGTCGGGCTGTTGCTCGGCGCGGGAATCGTCACCGCTCTGCTGACTTATCGCCACCTGTTCATCGGCATCGTTGCCGTGGCGGCGGCTCTCTCCGCTCTGGAGCTGGCGGGAGCGCTGCGGCGCGGGGCCGGTATTCGACTGGCGCTGTTCCCCGTCCTGCTGGGTGGACAGGCGATCATCTGGTTGTCCTGGCCTTACGGCTTGCGC
This portion of the Actinopolyspora lacussalsi genome encodes:
- a CDS encoding uridylate kinase (product_source=KO:K09903; cath_funfam=3.40.1160.10; cog=COG0528; ko=KO:K09903; pfam=PF00696; superfamily=53633; tigrfam=TIGR02075), which translates into the protein MTDDGVPAGYVGEAGYRRVLLKLGGEMFGGGSVGVDPDVVGTVARQLAEVVANGVEVAVVIGGGNFFRGAELQQRGMERARGDYMAMLGTTMNCLALQDFLEREHGIDTRVMTAISMGQVAEPYIPRRASRHLEKGRVVIFGAGTGMPYFSTDTAAAQRALEIGAEVVLLAKGVDGVYSADPKTTPGAELFDSITHREVLERGLKVADATAFSLCMDNHMRILVFNLLVEGNIARAASGAKIGTLVSTPG
- a CDS encoding ribosome recycling factor (product_source=KO:K02838; cath_funfam=3.30.1360.40; cog=COG0233; ko=KO:K02838; pfam=PF01765; superfamily=55194; tigrfam=TIGR00496), which encodes MIDETLLEAEEKMQKAVTVAKDDLSTVRTGRANPAMFSGIVVNYYGSPTPLNQLASINVPEAKLVVIKPYDASQLGAMERAVRDSNLGVNPSNDGNVIRIQIPEMTEERRKEMAKLAKQKGEDARITVRNLRRKAKEEIDRTVKDGEVGEDEGTRGEKELENITHRYVSQIDELVKHKENELLEV